A segment of the Solea solea chromosome 14, fSolSol10.1, whole genome shotgun sequence genome:
TACAATGCTTTCTGTGTCCAATACCGTACAACAAAAGTCAGGCAATGTTATCTACATTTTGTACGCTGATCATACAGGAGACACAGAATTTGAATAACGCATTAACTTGAGCACAGATTTATTTATCCCGGTCTTTCTCCTCAAATGAATCCTGTTTACCGATTGTAATTTGTACCAAGACAACAGGTCACAGTGTGTGGATTGTTTATAAGCATTAGCTGACTCAGCAGTGACTATGTTGAGGTTGATGTTGTAGTTTTGTATGGATTGGTCCTTTATTTGGGCCCCTTGGGCGTCATAGTAAACGGATGTGGTGGTTTAAATGAAAACTCAGTCATCTGGAGCAACATTCTGTTCATCCTTTCTGCTGAAATGGCCCCTAATTACAAATTCACCCTTGAGGAAACCCCACAGAAACGTATTTAATCGTAAATACTGTGTACCTTTTACCTGAGATGACGTAAACGTATGGCCGATGTTCATTGTCGCTCTCTTGTCCACAGGGGGCAGTGTGAGTCTGACAGAGGTTCTGTCAGACTTCTGGTCCAGGCTGGTGGAGCGGGTCTTCTCTCTGGTCAACCCTCAGTATCACTTCAGTGACGACTACCTGGAGTGTGTCAGCAAACACGCCGAGCAGCTGCAGCCGTTCGGAGACGTGCCTCGCAAACTGCGCGTGCAAGTGTGTGCCccctgtgaataaaaaaaaaagaaagaaatacagatAAATTCACGTGGTGCTGATCCACTGTGAGTGCACGGCAGTCAAAGTTGTGACTGATCTTATTTTGTTTGGTTCAGGTGTCGAGGGCTTTCATTGCAGCCAGAGCACTATCTCAGGGCCTGGCCACTGGCCGGGACATTGTTAATAAAGCAACAAAGGTGAGTGGTTCTTGTCgatgtggttgtgttttattcagTATCTGCACGTTTTAGCACTTCATTGCAGTTACATTACATATTAACGGGTCCTACTGTGTCTTCTTACCcgttctttgtgcttttgttttcacagttgACTGCAGATTCAGAGTGTGTGCGTGGCCTGATGCGTCAGTGGTACTGCCCTCTGTGTCGCGGCTTGCCCTCGCTGCGGCCCTGCCGCTCCCTGTGCCTTAACGTAATGAAGGGCTGCTTAGCCAATCAGGCCGACCTGGACAATGAGTGGAATAATTTCATTGGTTAGTAAAAAAGTTGGATGAACACCGATAAAACCAGTTCAGGATCAAGTTAAGGCTCtttagtaaaaaagaaaaaagagtccAAATTACATTCAGCTGCTCTCTGAATTATTAACATATTAAGCTCAGCGTACCCTAAAAGTAGAATCCCTTTATTACACATCTGTCACTCTTTTACTTTCCACTTCCTTTCCCCCCCTAATGAATTCCCCCTCCATTAATCATTCATGCTTCTCGGCTCCTTCTCAATTGATCTGTCTTCCTGTGTTTCGCTTCACCTTTCATCAAACCCACACATTCCCtgcattttccttcttttcatGTGCAGTGGTTCCTCTCACCTTTCATCGCTCCATCCATACGTGCTGCACCTCATGTACCCTCcaccattcttttctttttcactaaaacatgagagagagtgtttttttttttgttttgcttggaTATCGTGGCAGTGAGCATTTTGTCATCACCCAACCATTTTTATTTCCGTCTCCCTCTGCCCTTTATCAGATGCTCTTTACCAGGTGTCAGAGAAGCTGGAGGGGCCTTTCAATGTGGAGCTTGCAGCCGATTCCATCTCTGTGAAGGTGTCAGAGGCCATCATGCACATGCAGGAAAACAGTGTCACCATCTCCACAAAGGTAAACACAGCAGCTCAGATGACGGTGGTATAAAGAAGgcgaaaaataaataaatatgaacagTGATgcctttctgctgcttttccaaTCTTTTTGAATTTGGCCGTGACATAAAACCACATTTATGAAACATCACTCCCTCAAGTCAAAGCTTTCATTTTGATTATAGTTCAATTCTAAATCTTCCTAATGAGACAACATGCAGACAGAAATGACAGAATGGAGAGCGTGACTGCCTTACTGCAGGATTAAAACATGGCAGGGTTCCTAGAAGCTAATCCACCAGAGAGACACCCACGTCTcagtggaagaagaaaaagctcCTGAAGCGTCGCTAAAAGGAACATGCAGCTCTCTTATTagcattgtgttttttgttattttccacaAACAGAGTGAGACTATTATGAGGCGCTAAGTGGTGACCCTGATATATTGCAAATTTCATGGTTTCTTTATGAACATTAACATAAGTTATACATGGTTGCAACGTTTAAGAGAGGAAAAATACACATGAGCTCTTGTCTGTTGTGATTTTCAGTGCAAatattaacttaaaaataatTCCTTATGATAAtaatttctgttgttttgtcagTATGTGTAgagtcaaatgtcaaatgtcaaatgtcaaaacacagtgcgtgcgtgggttttctgcagattctccagtttcctccacagtcgaaaaacatgcagatttgggcatCAGGCCAATTGGACACACtgaattttttgtctctatgtggccctgtgatggagaataaagcggtaaaagatggatggatgaaggatATCACTCATGACActggtgttgttttgttgttaccTCAGGTGTTCCAGGGCTGCGGAAGCCCCAGACCAGCTCAAGGACGATCTAAACGCTCGCCCAAGGAGAGCGGAGGAAACAGGAGGCCTTTCCGCACTTACAGCCCTGAAGAGAAACCCACCACTGCTGCGGGCACCAACCTGGACCGGCTGGTAAGACAGAAACATGCTCTGTTTTACCTACTTTTACATTGCTTTAAAGTGAAGTCAATTTACAGTTCAATAGTATAAACCTGAGTGTTTCCACACCACTTAAGGGCAGCCTGTGGTGAATGTAATTTGTCTTATGTGTGGGTATCTTGGAACAATGTTGAAAAGACACAGCAGGGTATACTGGAACACTGTCTGGGCTCTGCAACCACAGCGATCAGAGCCCAGACAGTGTTCCTGTGAGCTTGCGAGACGTGCTCCAAAATAAATGACACCGAGAGCAGAGGCGAGAGAAAATGGATAGCTGGTATTTCTATCTGTTCATAAGACACAAAAGACGTGCGTTTGAAAGAACTGACCCAAGAATGGTGTCATGTCAGCTTTTGACTGTGTCCAACGTCAGCACTGCTTCTCCCGTATGCTTCTTCTCTTCAGCCCGCAACCAAACAAGGATATTCTGAAACTCTCGGCTCTGTGAGTCATAACCAGTTCCTTTTCCGCCTCCGCACAGGTTACCGAGCTGAAGGAGAGACTGCGGCCGATGCACGGCTTCTGGGTGTCCCTCCCACACACCACCTGCAATGATGAGAAGCTTGCCGCCGACGTCACTAATGAAGACCGCTGCTGGAACGGACAGACTCGTGGGAGGTGAGTGAGATAAGAGCAGAGATAGATGGAGGGAGGTGGAGTTAGTGATGGTACAGAGGTGACAGGATGTTACAGATAGAACAGAGTTGTTGCTTCATTTCGCCACCGCCAATCACCCACATGCTCTCTGTGGAGCTCTGCTTGCTCGTATTATGTGATACAGACATTTAAAGAATCTAAAGAATCTAAAGCAACAACAGGAAAAAGCTTCAAGTTTAAAAGCACGTTGTTTGCGCTTGCTCAGGTATCTCCCAGACGTGACAGGAGACGGGCTCGTCAGTCAGATCAACAACCCCGAGGTGGAGGTGGACATTGCCAGGccagatgtgaggaccagacagcTCATCATGGAGCTCAGGGTGGTGACCAACAAACTGAGACACGCTCAGAGCGGACAAGACATGGACTTCATGGACAGTGAGTGTTCTGCTCGTGACAGTCTATGTATCTGTGTGTACATCTTTAAGCTCCACTTTCAGCAGCACATCAGGGAATTACAGTGGCCTTCAAATACCTGAAAGGATggaacaatttttattttacagcagttatacacaacacaacatttctGCCCAGAAACCTTGACCTTGTAATGCACTGTATGTATTTTCTGATTCCGGGAGTCTCTTAATAGAAGCAACAACTAAAGACAAATTTAGTTTGCGTGGGATCACGGGAATCGTCTCATTCCTCTGTGGGTTGGCACTTTACGGGGAGAGTTTCGATGGCAGAACGTGCAGAAGTAATTCAGGAAATATACacacaatgaaatgaaaagaacaaCTAGTCGTGCCAATTACTTCCTTCCTCACGCTAATGTTTCCTACGGGTTTTGTCCTAGAAGTTATAGCAGAAATAGTAAAGGGCATGTCGTCATAAAAGGCGACTAAGATGAAagcaatgacatttttgggatTTAAAGAATTTCGGAAATGTTGTAGCTAATACGAGCACACTGTTGTTGCACACTAATATGAGCCAGTTTTGAGGTGATTTAACTCAGAACTATTCCATATTCTGTCTTTTCTCAATTGCATGTTTTGGAAGTGTCCCGCTCCGACACACCTGacgtgggtccccaggaccaggattgagggAAACcctgtctttaagaacatgttatTTCCATGCAGTATGTTCCAGAAATGTGTTCTCCCTTGTTCCAGGTGAGGAAGGCAGCGGCTCAGGGGGTGGAGACTATGGTGAAAGGTACAATGACGATTGGCCAGGCTATGGGCCTTATTCTCCCCCCTACAACAAACCCCCTCACACTCCAGCCTCCAGCCCTGCGAAGCCACCTCGAGTCAGGGAGAAAAACGGATCCAAGAAGAACAGAAAACCTGGAATGGttcaatcagcagcagcaagccCACTCACCTTCTCCCTGGTTCCCTTGTTGTCTTTGCCTATCATGGTCACTGTTGCCCCCATGTGGAGATAGCTGGTTATTGCAGTGTAGAGTTGGGTGGGGGGAGTGTTCTGTCATGCTTACTGTAAGTACATtatcaagaaaaagaaaaatcattccATTAATTAcaccagcagagaaaaaaagaagataaaacagGTTAATTTAGCAATAatcaaaaacctgtttacagcaaaatgaatatttttcttACTGGGCCGAGCCACAATAGAATAATTACCAGACACACATGATGACAGGCAACACTCGATAAGCACTGCCCTGTTTTAGTGCCAGCCACTTGTGCGATGTTTGGTTTCCTTGTTGAATGTGAACGGTGTGAAGCACAGAGATATTTTACTCCTGGGAAGCTCAGTAATGCAACAGCAAATCAATTAGCGACGTGTTTTAGATTAGTCACGTTGATTAATTACTGTGTAGTTTCAGTGAACAGCTGGAAAC
Coding sequences within it:
- the gpc2 gene encoding glypican-2 — protein: MDTRLSFSRYPLLVVLCAVTVLVGTRSPTAAAGRSCADTRQVYAEKGYGINTAPLTQISGEHLRLCPQDYTCCSSQMEETLALQSERDFLKAIEDNSQFLLTTFSQRHRRFDEFFRELIELSEKSMNQMFTKTYGRLFTQNAHVFQELFVELRRYYSGGSVSLTEVLSDFWSRLVERVFSLVNPQYHFSDDYLECVSKHAEQLQPFGDVPRKLRVQVSRAFIAARALSQGLATGRDIVNKATKLTADSECVRGLMRQWYCPLCRGLPSLRPCRSLCLNVMKGCLANQADLDNEWNNFIDALYQVSEKLEGPFNVELAADSISVKVSEAIMHMQENSVTISTKVFQGCGSPRPAQGRSKRSPKESGGNRRPFRTYSPEEKPTTAAGTNLDRLVTELKERLRPMHGFWVSLPHTTCNDEKLAADVTNEDRCWNGQTRGRYLPDVTGDGLVSQINNPEVEVDIARPDVRTRQLIMELRVVTNKLRHAQSGQDMDFMDSEEGSGSGGGDYGERYNDDWPGYGPYSPPYNKPPHTPASSPAKPPRVREKNGSKKNRKPGMVQSAAASPLTFSLVPLLSLPIMVTVAPMWR